Proteins encoded within one genomic window of Bermanella sp. WJH001:
- a CDS encoding heavy metal sensor histidine kinase, giving the protein MSNKATSNKARRSMSLVMNVTIRVGVIISLCFIALGFAVQQSIHHHFLEQDANELQVIEATVKSALNQAINESDNTLLSREELKVYLEDTISGHHGVYFGIFDHTQQLLYKNDELDFQPLIDNNHINKSVTPKTLYSWDTPDHNYWGTLLATRLYSSDPKKTWIIAVAAQTDFHHSFMTTFFRTLWSLMVLASLLTTFAAWLAIRNGHRPLHQISTEIKSITSEQLNRRLNTHNIPPELLELVESFNIMITSMDSVFQKLSHFSADIAHELHTPITNLSTQTQVALNQARTTEEYQEILYSNLEEYNRLSTIVRDMLWLAKTDNNILTLKKTELEIKKEVENLFDYFEAWAEEQGISLKVQGDTLNIQADKNLIQRALSNLLTNAIRHASPNTAVTIRLESTENTVHITVENIGSIIPDEHINHIFDRFYRIDPSRQRHFLNEGIGLGLSIVQSIVQAHKGSINVTSSNEITRFTLSLPYESI; this is encoded by the coding sequence ATGAGTAATAAAGCCACGAGTAATAAAGCAAGAAGATCCATGTCTCTTGTCATGAATGTGACGATTAGGGTGGGTGTGATAATATCCTTATGCTTCATCGCGCTTGGCTTTGCCGTACAACAATCTATCCACCACCATTTTTTAGAACAAGATGCCAATGAGCTTCAGGTTATTGAGGCTACCGTGAAAAGTGCACTTAACCAAGCCATTAACGAATCAGATAATACATTATTGAGCCGCGAAGAGTTGAAAGTCTATTTAGAGGATACAATCTCAGGGCATCACGGTGTCTATTTTGGAATTTTTGACCATACGCAGCAGCTACTTTATAAAAATGACGAGCTTGATTTTCAACCCTTAATCGATAACAACCACATCAATAAATCAGTGACACCCAAGACTTTATACTCTTGGGATACCCCAGATCATAACTATTGGGGAACTCTGCTTGCGACTAGACTCTACTCAAGTGACCCTAAAAAAACATGGATCATAGCGGTAGCGGCACAAACTGATTTTCATCATTCATTTATGACTACTTTTTTTAGAACACTCTGGTCTTTAATGGTTCTTGCCAGTTTATTAACGACGTTTGCCGCCTGGCTCGCAATTCGAAACGGACATAGACCCTTACATCAAATAAGTACAGAAATTAAAAGCATTACCTCCGAGCAATTAAATCGTCGTTTAAATACTCACAACATTCCGCCTGAATTGCTTGAGCTGGTTGAATCTTTTAATATCATGATCACCTCCATGGACTCTGTCTTTCAAAAACTGTCACACTTTTCTGCCGATATTGCCCACGAACTTCACACACCGATAACCAATCTTTCAACACAAACACAAGTGGCACTAAATCAAGCTAGGACAACGGAAGAATATCAAGAAATACTCTATTCCAATCTAGAAGAATACAATCGACTAAGCACGATTGTCAGGGACATGTTATGGCTAGCCAAAACAGACAACAATATTTTAACACTAAAAAAAACAGAACTAGAGATTAAAAAGGAAGTTGAAAATTTATTTGATTATTTTGAAGCTTGGGCAGAAGAACAAGGTATCAGCTTAAAAGTACAAGGCGATACATTAAATATTCAAGCCGATAAAAACTTAATTCAAAGAGCACTAAGCAATCTTTTAACCAATGCAATACGTCACGCATCACCCAATACCGCTGTTACCATAAGATTAGAGAGTACTGAAAATACGGTTCACATTACAGTTGAAAACATAGGATCTATAATTCCAGATGAGCACATCAATCACATCTTTGACCGCTTTTATCGCATAGACCCTTCTCGACAAAGGCATTTCTTGAATGAAGGTATTGGCCTTGGGCTATCAATTGTGCAATCGATCGTTCAAGCGCATAAGGGCAGCATAAATGTCACCTCAAGTAATGAAATAACTCGTTTCACTCTTTCGCTGCCTTATGAATCGATTTAA
- a CDS encoding heavy metal translocating P-type ATPase, protein MKVFNVNEVESNSTLSEIKLLIDGANCGSCVKTIESALQEVSGVTQAEMNFAQRTVTVVGTAPLLDLITAVEQAGYSAKVSTEKFESDTLDEKTEVKDSFDGSEIELLIDGASCGSCVNKIESALKQVDGVSRAEMNFAQRTVTVAGTAKPLDLIKAVEQAGYNAKVSTAESEGEALNEKEIADEVYYKRLIREMSIALAVGIPLMVYGLVVGEMTVSTISEQLAWLVVGLITLGVMVFSGKHFYIGAWQSFINHSANMDTLIALGTGTAWLYSMVVVLAPEAVPEMARHVYFEATAMIIGLINLGLALELKARGRTSEAIKRLIGLQPKTARVVRDGIEVDIDIDQVLLNDVVRVRPGEKISVDGKVIEGHTAIDESMLTGEPMPVEKTVGAEVVAGTINKTGSILFKATRVGKDTALAQIINMVKRAQNSKPPIGRMADVISAYFVPVVMIIAVVSALIWLNFGPEPVIAYAIISATTVLIIACPCALGLATPMSVMVGVGKAAEAGVLIRNGEALQTASKITAMILDKTGTITLGAPKVTDVVLAGEFDEDTVLKLAATLESGSEHPLAMAIVESAQESGLSMGKASNFKAIAGHGVQAEVDGKTLLFGNEKLMHEKGIELGDFVEKAQALAAEAKTPMFFAIDNKFAAIIAVADPIKEDSIAAIKRLEKNGIRVVMLTGDNRDTAKSVAKKVGITEFFAEVLPEQKSEKVQELQMQGEIVGMTGDGINDAPALAIANVGFAIGTGTDVAIESADITLIRGSLHGLADAIAVSKATLSNIKQNLFGAFIYNVAGVPFAAGILYPFFGLLLSPVIAGAAMAFSSVTVVSNANRLRLFKAEEH, encoded by the coding sequence ATGAAGGTGTTTAATGTAAATGAGGTGGAAAGTAACTCGACCCTTTCAGAAATAAAGCTTTTAATTGATGGTGCAAATTGCGGAAGTTGTGTGAAAACAATTGAATCAGCCTTACAAGAAGTTAGTGGGGTGACTCAGGCAGAAATGAACTTTGCTCAGCGCACGGTGACCGTTGTTGGCACAGCACCGCTATTGGATTTAATCACGGCAGTAGAGCAGGCTGGTTACAGTGCCAAGGTGAGTACGGAAAAATTTGAGAGTGATACTTTAGATGAAAAAACTGAAGTGAAAGACAGTTTTGACGGTTCTGAAATAGAGCTTCTCATAGACGGCGCAAGTTGTGGCAGTTGTGTCAATAAAATCGAATCGGCTTTAAAACAAGTGGATGGGGTTAGTCGTGCAGAAATGAACTTTGCTCAGCGTACCGTGACGGTTGCAGGTACAGCAAAGCCGTTAGATTTGATCAAAGCGGTAGAACAAGCTGGCTACAATGCCAAAGTGAGTACAGCTGAAAGTGAGGGTGAGGCTTTAAACGAAAAAGAAATTGCTGACGAAGTTTATTACAAGCGCCTTATCCGTGAGATGAGCATCGCGTTGGCAGTCGGTATCCCTCTTATGGTCTACGGTCTTGTCGTGGGCGAAATGACGGTTAGTACGATATCAGAACAATTGGCTTGGCTGGTTGTCGGGCTGATAACGTTAGGTGTGATGGTATTTTCCGGTAAGCACTTTTATATCGGCGCGTGGCAGTCATTTATAAATCATTCCGCCAACATGGATACCTTAATCGCGTTGGGTACCGGTACCGCATGGCTTTATTCCATGGTGGTTGTTCTTGCCCCAGAAGCAGTCCCAGAAATGGCTCGTCATGTTTATTTTGAAGCGACGGCCATGATTATTGGTTTAATTAATCTAGGCTTGGCGCTGGAGTTGAAAGCCCGTGGTCGTACTTCTGAAGCCATTAAACGTCTTATCGGTTTGCAACCTAAAACTGCGCGAGTCGTTCGTGATGGTATCGAAGTGGATATCGATATTGATCAGGTATTGTTGAACGATGTAGTGCGTGTTCGTCCGGGTGAAAAGATTTCTGTGGATGGCAAAGTGATTGAAGGTCATACCGCGATTGATGAGTCGATGCTGACGGGCGAACCTATGCCGGTAGAAAAAACTGTCGGGGCAGAAGTCGTCGCAGGTACCATTAATAAAACAGGCTCTATTTTATTTAAAGCGACTCGGGTCGGTAAAGATACCGCACTAGCGCAGATCATTAATATGGTGAAGCGCGCGCAAAACTCAAAGCCTCCGATTGGTCGTATGGCAGATGTAATCTCTGCGTATTTTGTGCCTGTCGTCATGATTATTGCCGTGGTCAGCGCTTTAATTTGGTTAAACTTTGGGCCTGAGCCTGTTATTGCCTATGCCATTATATCGGCGACTACCGTACTTATTATTGCTTGTCCTTGTGCGCTTGGGCTTGCGACGCCGATGTCGGTAATGGTCGGTGTCGGTAAAGCGGCTGAAGCTGGAGTTTTGATTCGTAATGGCGAAGCCTTGCAAACCGCATCAAAAATCACCGCCATGATTCTAGATAAAACCGGCACTATCACTTTAGGGGCCCCTAAGGTGACTGATGTGGTATTGGCTGGAGAATTTGACGAAGACACTGTGTTGAAATTAGCAGCCACATTAGAAAGTGGTTCAGAGCATCCGTTAGCGATGGCAATTGTAGAGTCCGCGCAAGAGTCTGGACTAAGCATGGGTAAAGCCAGTAACTTTAAAGCGATCGCAGGTCATGGTGTACAGGCCGAGGTGGACGGTAAAACTTTACTCTTTGGTAATGAAAAACTAATGCATGAGAAAGGAATAGAGTTAGGAGATTTTGTTGAAAAAGCTCAAGCCTTAGCTGCTGAAGCCAAAACCCCAATGTTTTTTGCTATCGATAATAAATTTGCCGCTATCATCGCTGTTGCTGATCCAATCAAAGAAGACTCTATCGCGGCCATTAAGCGTCTAGAAAAAAATGGCATTCGAGTCGTTATGCTTACCGGTGATAATCGAGATACTGCCAAATCTGTCGCCAAGAAAGTAGGAATCACTGAGTTTTTTGCCGAAGTGCTACCAGAACAAAAATCTGAAAAAGTACAAGAATTGCAAATGCAGGGTGAGATTGTGGGCATGACAGGGGATGGTATTAATGACGCGCCTGCACTCGCCATTGCCAATGTAGGCTTTGCGATCGGTACAGGTACCGATGTCGCTATTGAAAGTGCTGATATCACGTTAATACGGGGATCATTGCATGGTTTGGCAGACGCGATAGCGGTGAGTAAGGCAACGCTTAGTAACATTAAGCAAAATTTATTCGGTGCTTTTATTTACAACGTGGCGGGTGTGCCTTTTGCTGCTGGGATCTTATATCCCTTCTTTGGTTTATTACTTAGCCCGGTTATCGCAGGCGCTGCGATGGCATTTTCATCAGTAACAGTAGTCAGTAATGCTAACCGTTTACGCTTGTTTAAAGCAGAAGAGCACTAA
- a CDS encoding APC family permease codes for MLNKQNRNTNYDKGSLTLAGTVMLGTGVMIGAGIFALTGQMAEMVGSLFPYAFIASAIIVAFSSYSYIKISNAYPSAGGVGMYLHKAYGNRLPTAFNALLMYFSMVIAQSFLARTFGSYTMQLFGGDDSGNIISILGVSLIVVAFIINLLGNRLIQGIAGFIGLAKILGILIIGFVGVYLANDLAVDLDATAEVGTLSNFLGATALGILAFKGFTTITNSGSEVANPHKNIGRAIIISIALCVLIYVLVGFAVAGNLPLSEIIETKNYSLAAASRPVLGEFGIWFTVAIAMTATAGGVLASSFAVSRMLAMLTEMKLIPHSHFGMPGNIQKHTLVYTAALGIILTAFFDLSRIAALGIVFYLIMDISIHWGLLRYLLKDVNAKKWVPITAIILDLLVLIGFVWVKLNSDPYVLIVALLTMIVIAVGETIFLRSVVRKSNKHEHMHSDKS; via the coding sequence ATGCTTAATAAACAAAATCGAAATACAAACTATGATAAAGGTAGCTTAACCCTAGCGGGTACTGTCATGTTAGGGACTGGCGTTATGATCGGCGCTGGTATTTTTGCATTGACAGGCCAAATGGCTGAAATGGTCGGTTCCTTATTTCCTTATGCATTCATTGCCTCAGCCATAATTGTGGCATTTAGCTCCTACTCTTACATTAAAATATCCAATGCCTATCCTTCTGCAGGAGGCGTTGGTATGTATTTACATAAAGCTTATGGAAATAGGTTGCCCACTGCTTTTAATGCATTACTTATGTATTTTTCGATGGTGATCGCTCAAAGTTTTTTAGCGCGTACCTTTGGATCCTATACGATGCAATTATTTGGCGGTGATGACTCTGGTAATATCATATCTATATTAGGCGTATCACTAATAGTAGTAGCGTTTATTATTAATTTACTTGGCAATCGTCTTATTCAGGGAATCGCTGGCTTTATCGGGCTAGCTAAAATATTAGGTATTCTTATTATTGGTTTTGTTGGAGTTTATCTTGCTAATGATTTGGCTGTCGATCTTGATGCTACCGCTGAAGTTGGAACGTTAAGTAATTTTTTGGGTGCAACGGCTTTGGGGATTTTGGCCTTTAAAGGATTCACTACGATAACCAATAGTGGTTCGGAAGTGGCTAATCCTCATAAGAATATTGGCCGTGCTATTATTATTTCGATTGCACTCTGTGTTCTTATTTATGTCTTAGTTGGTTTTGCTGTAGCTGGAAATCTTCCTTTAAGTGAAATCATAGAGACAAAAAACTATTCCCTAGCGGCAGCATCTCGACCTGTTCTTGGAGAGTTTGGAATATGGTTTACTGTTGCTATTGCTATGACTGCAACTGCAGGAGGAGTTCTAGCAAGTTCATTTGCAGTGTCCCGTATGCTGGCGATGTTAACCGAGATGAAATTAATTCCTCATAGTCACTTCGGTATGCCAGGAAATATACAAAAGCATACCTTGGTATATACCGCTGCTTTAGGAATTATACTTACTGCATTCTTTGATCTATCCCGTATAGCCGCTCTTGGCATCGTGTTTTATCTAATTATGGATATCTCAATTCATTGGGGGCTGCTTCGTTATCTATTGAAAGATGTCAATGCGAAGAAATGGGTACCTATTACCGCCATAATTTTAGATCTATTAGTCTTAATAGGATTCGTTTGGGTTAAGTTAAATTCTGATCCATACGTATTAATAGTCGCTCTTTTAACGATGATTGTCATCGCGGTGGGTGAAACAATATTCTTACGATCCGTTGTAAGAAAGAGTAATAAACATGAGCACATGCATTCAGATAAATCATGA
- a CDS encoding cupredoxin domain-containing protein yields the protein MMIINLIGLLLIGLIVWWFWLYKPEETKVGEQGIIITVENGTYFPSMISVAAGSPVEIKFLRKDQSPCSETLLIPDLQISDSLPQNKLKTISLPAMKAGTYDFHCQMQMYRGQITVK from the coding sequence ATGATGATTATTAACCTCATTGGTTTGTTATTGATTGGCTTAATTGTGTGGTGGTTCTGGCTCTATAAACCCGAAGAAACCAAAGTAGGAGAGCAGGGGATTATCATTACCGTTGAAAACGGTACCTACTTCCCTTCAATGATTTCGGTCGCTGCAGGCAGCCCAGTAGAAATAAAATTTTTGCGCAAAGACCAGTCGCCTTGCTCAGAGACCTTATTGATTCCTGATCTACAAATTAGTGATTCACTGCCGCAAAATAAATTAAAAACTATTTCGCTTCCTGCAATGAAAGCAGGGACTTATGACTTTCATTGCCAGATGCAAATGTACAGAGGTCAGATAACGGTTAAATAG
- a CDS encoding DUF2933 domain-containing protein, with the protein MSNKKTSFWLSSRGIAALGLIGVASYFLLMEHSDHVWQYLPYLILLACPFMHMFMHKGHDHHKSNEDSDEYQHGLKDVRDTVQQVEDKHTKNDHHQ; encoded by the coding sequence ATGAGTAATAAAAAGACATCGTTTTGGTTAAGCTCAAGAGGCATAGCAGCTTTGGGACTCATTGGAGTAGCCAGCTATTTCTTGCTAATGGAGCATAGCGATCATGTCTGGCAGTACCTTCCATATTTGATACTTCTGGCTTGTCCCTTTATGCACATGTTTATGCATAAAGGTCATGATCATCACAAGAGTAACGAAGATAGCGATGAATATCAGCACGGACTAAAAGATGTCCGCGATACGGTGCAGCAAGTAGAGGATAAGCATACAAAAAATGATCACCATCAATAA
- a CDS encoding isoprenylcysteine carboxylmethyltransferase family protein, producing MHGDSDYGMWPLVVINSVIFIFFAFSFTKPKTTLDWRSLGAFSAFIVALFTEMYGFPLTIYLLSGWLAENYPRIDFLAHDNGHLLHALLGFEGNAHFDPLHIASNVFIISGLFLLSSAWSVLHKAQQTHSLASSGWYARCRHPQYIAFIIIMFGFLLQWPTIPTLVMFPILLVVYVRLAKREESIALEEFGDTYRQYMEITPAWIPRLNFKT from the coding sequence ATGCATGGAGACTCTGATTATGGCATGTGGCCTTTAGTAGTAATTAACTCTGTAATTTTCATTTTTTTTGCGTTTAGTTTTACAAAGCCAAAAACAACATTGGACTGGCGCAGTCTTGGAGCCTTTTCAGCATTTATTGTAGCGCTGTTTACCGAGATGTATGGCTTTCCGTTAACCATCTATCTTCTGTCAGGTTGGTTAGCCGAAAATTATCCTAGGATAGATTTTTTAGCCCATGATAACGGACATTTACTTCATGCCTTACTTGGTTTTGAAGGTAACGCACATTTTGACCCACTGCATATCGCCAGTAATGTATTTATAATTTCAGGCTTATTTTTGTTGTCATCTGCTTGGAGTGTCTTGCATAAAGCTCAGCAAACTCACTCTTTGGCGAGTTCTGGCTGGTATGCCCGCTGTCGTCATCCGCAATACATTGCTTTCATCATAATTATGTTTGGTTTTTTATTGCAGTGGCCAACCATTCCTACATTAGTCATGTTTCCAATCTTACTCGTAGTCTATGTTCGCTTAGCCAAACGGGAGGAAAGTATCGCGCTAGAGGAATTTGGTGATACTTATCGTCAGTATATGGAAATTACACCCGCTTGGATTCCTAGATTAAATTTTAAAACCTAA
- a CDS encoding heavy metal response regulator transcription factor: protein MKLLVVEDEIKTGQYLKKGLSEAGFLVDLACTGMNGHHQAVTEKYDLIILDIMLPDIDGWHILKSLRSNGDLTPVLFLSAKDSTEDKVKGLELGADDYLAKPFVFAELLARVRTLIRRGIPNQELDTLTIANMILDLKRRSAIREGQRINLTNKEFSLLELLLRRQGEVLPRSLIASQVWDMNFDSDTNVIDVAIRRLRSKIDSDYQPKLIHTVRGMGYVLEAYDE, encoded by the coding sequence ATGAAATTATTAGTCGTAGAAGATGAGATTAAAACGGGACAATACCTTAAGAAGGGGCTTTCTGAAGCTGGATTCCTTGTGGATCTAGCGTGCACCGGCATGAACGGTCACCACCAAGCAGTTACCGAAAAATATGACCTCATTATTCTAGACATAATGCTGCCTGATATTGATGGCTGGCACATATTAAAATCATTGCGCAGCAATGGAGATTTAACCCCTGTTCTATTTTTAAGCGCCAAAGATAGCACCGAGGATAAGGTTAAAGGGCTGGAGCTAGGGGCCGATGATTACCTGGCCAAGCCCTTCGTATTCGCTGAACTGTTAGCAAGAGTAAGAACGCTGATAAGACGAGGCATACCCAATCAAGAACTTGATACATTAACCATTGCCAATATGATTCTCGATCTCAAGCGCCGCTCTGCAATAAGAGAAGGCCAACGAATTAACTTAACTAATAAAGAGTTTTCTTTACTCGAGTTATTATTAAGAAGACAAGGCGAGGTGTTGCCGAGATCGCTTATAGCGTCCCAAGTTTGGGATATGAATTTTGATAGTGATACCAATGTAATCGATGTCGCCATTCGAAGATTACGCTCAAAGATAGACTCCGACTATCAGCCGAAATTAATACATACCGTTCGCGGCATGGGTTATGTCCTTGAGGCATACGATGAGTAA